One window of the Ideonella sp. WA131b genome contains the following:
- a CDS encoding IS630 family transposase, with translation MLYFGLQWSEKLRVAPGIELTDEQEVELTRLARSKRTSVRLAQRAQIVLLAAQGLQNKDIAEQLGVGRVQVARWRERYLQSGLPGIEQDLPRGAPPVKMDVAKLVELTTQSTPVAATHWSTRKMAAVLKVSPSTVMRHWQANGLKPHLVRGFKVSRDPKFVEKLEDIVGLYMSPPEHALVLCCDEKSQVQALDRTQPGLPMKKGRAQTMTHDYKRNGTTTLFAALNVLDGTVIGQCQQRHTHAEWLKFLRKIDRETPKDKTLHLIADNYATHKHPAVQEWLAKRPRFNMHFTPTSASWLNMVERFFRDITVNRLRRGVFTSVPELITAIEKYVAHHNTKPKPFIWTKSAADILQKVIRANARLSSKQNATLH, from the coding sequence ATGCTCTACTTCGGTTTGCAATGGAGCGAAAAATTGCGAGTTGCCCCAGGGATAGAGTTGACGGATGAGCAAGAGGTCGAACTGACGAGGCTTGCGCGCTCCAAGCGCACCAGCGTCAGGCTGGCCCAGCGTGCACAGATCGTCCTGCTGGCCGCACAGGGCCTTCAGAACAAGGACATCGCCGAGCAACTGGGCGTAGGGCGCGTGCAGGTTGCTCGCTGGCGCGAGCGCTATCTGCAGTCCGGCCTTCCGGGGATTGAACAGGACCTGCCGCGCGGCGCCCCGCCCGTGAAGATGGACGTTGCCAAGTTGGTGGAGCTGACCACGCAGAGCACGCCCGTGGCTGCCACGCACTGGAGCACTCGCAAGATGGCTGCAGTGCTGAAGGTCAGCCCGAGCACGGTGATGCGCCACTGGCAGGCCAACGGCCTGAAGCCGCACTTGGTGCGCGGCTTCAAGGTGTCCCGCGACCCGAAGTTCGTCGAGAAGCTCGAAGACATCGTGGGCCTGTACATGTCCCCGCCCGAGCACGCGTTGGTGCTTTGCTGCGACGAGAAGAGCCAAGTACAGGCGCTGGACCGCACGCAGCCGGGCCTGCCGATGAAGAAGGGGCGCGCGCAGACGATGACGCACGACTACAAGCGCAATGGCACAACCACGTTGTTCGCGGCGCTCAACGTGCTGGACGGCACCGTCATTGGCCAATGCCAACAGCGTCACACGCACGCAGAGTGGCTGAAGTTCCTGCGCAAGATCGATCGTGAAACGCCCAAGGACAAAACGCTGCACTTGATCGCCGACAACTACGCCACGCACAAGCACCCTGCGGTGCAGGAATGGCTGGCCAAGCGCCCACGCTTCAACATGCATTTCACGCCGACCTCAGCGTCGTGGCTGAACATGGTGGAGCGATTCTTCCGGGACATCACAGTCAATCGGCTGCGCCGTGGCGTGTTCACGAGCGTGCCCGAGTTGATCACTGCCATTGAAAAGTACGTCGCCCATCACAACACCAAACCAAAGCCGTTCATCTGGACCAAGAGCGCCGCCGACATCCTGCAGAAGGTAATTCGGGCCAATGCGCGCTTAAGTTCCAAACAGAACGCAACACTACACTAG
- a CDS encoding alpha/beta fold hydrolase, whose translation MHRWRNALLAVLSHDAAGLLVAALAGLALGGLALAAPDALRAPLFALGVALGLLLGGAALRQLWTLSRARRTTPPPGRLVDLGGYRVHVLAEGIVRPGHVPVVWFAGGHASGYGMHHLHRAFRGETRSILIDRPGTGWSDTGPFPRTTAREADEVVLALERAGEKGPFIWAGHSFGGLLAANIARRRPDLVHLLVLLDPTPLETIVFGPRLSALKDMRRGAWLGGLAQLFGLNLQERHNARMAQVPAYKQAMEATRAVLGPEVAAASAVQANAGHFFAQASIYSELSPEGVAAVAWDTVVYDRDLGDLPVWLVGPKDDEDGDIALLPEARTGGDANARRMFRFFAATRERYLATSTRSRRVVAPKGAGHNFVYELPDWTIGVMREAIRGAPAEPKP comes from the coding sequence GTGCATCGCTGGCGCAACGCCCTGCTGGCCGTGCTCAGCCATGACGCGGCCGGGCTGCTCGTGGCCGCGCTGGCGGGTCTGGCCCTCGGTGGCCTGGCGCTGGCGGCGCCCGACGCGCTGCGCGCGCCGCTCTTCGCCTTGGGCGTGGCCCTGGGCCTGCTGCTCGGCGGGGCTGCGCTGCGCCAGCTGTGGACCTTGTCGCGTGCACGCCGGACCACGCCGCCGCCGGGCCGGCTGGTCGACCTGGGGGGCTATCGCGTTCACGTGCTGGCCGAGGGCATCGTGCGGCCCGGACACGTGCCCGTGGTCTGGTTCGCCGGCGGCCATGCCAGCGGCTACGGCATGCACCACCTGCACCGCGCCTTCCGCGGCGAGACGCGCTCGATCCTGATTGACCGCCCAGGCACCGGCTGGAGCGACACCGGCCCCTTCCCGCGCACCACCGCGCGCGAGGCCGACGAAGTGGTGCTGGCGCTGGAACGCGCCGGCGAGAAGGGCCCGTTCATCTGGGCCGGGCACTCCTTCGGCGGGCTGCTCGCGGCCAACATCGCGCGCCGCCGGCCGGACCTGGTGCACCTGCTGGTGCTGCTCGACCCCACGCCGCTGGAGACCATCGTCTTCGGCCCGCGCCTGTCGGCGCTGAAGGACATGCGCCGCGGCGCCTGGCTGGGCGGGCTTGCACAGCTCTTCGGCCTGAACCTGCAAGAACGGCACAACGCCCGCATGGCCCAGGTGCCAGCCTACAAGCAGGCCATGGAGGCCACGCGGGCCGTGCTGGGGCCCGAGGTGGCCGCCGCCAGCGCGGTGCAGGCGAACGCCGGCCACTTCTTTGCGCAGGCGTCCATCTACAGCGAACTCAGCCCCGAAGGCGTGGCGGCCGTGGCCTGGGACACGGTGGTCTATGACCGCGACCTGGGCGACCTGCCGGTGTGGCTGGTCGGCCCGAAGGACGACGAGGACGGTGACATCGCGCTGCTGCCCGAAGCCCGGACCGGCGGCGACGCCAACGCGCGCCGCATGTTCCGTTTCTTCGCGGCCACGCGCGAACGCTACCTGGCCACGTCCACGCGCTCGCGGCGTGTCGTGGCGCCCAAGGGCGCCGGCCACAACTTCGTCTACGAGCTCCCGGACTGGACGATCGGCGTGATGCGCGAGGCCATCCGTGGCGCACCGGCGGAGCCCAAACCATGA
- a CDS encoding membrane dipeptidase, with amino-acid sequence MNPPHLPGRFDAATLLRSSIVWDNHGCMPVARPHDTSFLPQLERYRAAGVSAVMLNVGFGDMGIEEHVRTLASLRGWIKARPGEYLLLRTADDVERANATGRLAVGFDIEGANAVADQPSLVSLYYDLGVRWMLLAYNTNNRVGGGCQDEDKGLTPFGREVIAEMERVGMQVCCSHTGHRTVRDVFEVATRPVIFSHSNPSAVYPHPRNIPDDLIRACAATGGVVGINGIGSFLGKNDNSSETFARHVDHVAQLVGPQHVALGLDYVFDSQELDDYLSKMAHTFPAALGYEKGLRMVAPEQLEAIVLALQRLGYGDADLRAVLGGNLMRLARTVWKSGDPT; translated from the coding sequence ATGAATCCACCCCACCTGCCAGGCCGTTTTGACGCGGCAACCCTGTTGCGCAGCAGCATCGTCTGGGACAACCACGGCTGTATGCCAGTGGCACGCCCGCATGACACGTCCTTCTTGCCGCAGTTGGAGCGGTATCGCGCAGCAGGCGTGAGCGCCGTGATGCTCAACGTTGGCTTCGGGGACATGGGCATCGAAGAGCACGTGCGCACATTGGCAAGCTTGCGTGGCTGGATCAAGGCGCGGCCAGGAGAGTACCTGCTGCTGCGCACCGCCGACGACGTCGAGCGAGCGAACGCCACCGGACGGCTGGCTGTCGGGTTCGACATTGAAGGCGCCAATGCCGTGGCCGACCAGCCAAGCCTGGTGTCGCTGTACTACGACCTGGGCGTGCGCTGGATGCTTTTGGCCTACAACACGAACAACCGTGTGGGCGGAGGCTGCCAGGACGAAGACAAGGGTCTGACGCCCTTTGGCCGCGAAGTCATCGCGGAGATGGAACGTGTCGGCATGCAGGTCTGCTGCAGCCACACCGGCCATCGCACCGTGCGCGATGTCTTCGAGGTGGCTACTCGGCCAGTCATCTTCTCGCACAGCAACCCCAGCGCCGTGTATCCACACCCCCGCAACATCCCGGACGACCTGATCCGCGCCTGCGCGGCGACGGGCGGCGTGGTGGGCATCAACGGCATCGGCAGTTTCCTGGGCAAGAACGACAACAGCAGCGAGACCTTTGCCCGCCATGTGGACCATGTCGCGCAACTCGTCGGTCCGCAGCATGTGGCTTTGGGCCTGGACTACGTCTTCGACTCCCAGGAGTTGGATGACTACTTGTCCAAGATGGCGCACACCTTCCCAGCCGCGTTGGGGTATGAAAAGGGCCTGCGCATGGTGGCACCCGAACAGTTGGAGGCGATCGTTCTGGCGCTCCAGAGGCTTGGCTACGGCGACGCGGACTTGCGCGCAGTGTTGGGAGGCAATCTGATGCGGCTGGCCCGGACGGTCTGGAAGTCTGGCGACCCGACCTGA
- a CDS encoding WYL domain-containing protein — MAASVWESRQVRLQYAGWAGESTRTLSPLGLVLKGGLWYLVARPAGRGAAAALRTYRVSAILSLSVLATPARRPPGFVLAAHWPAAVEEFESRLMAGRATVRITPEGLRILRAAQPAAAEWAERTARPLAGARCGQDLANWVQAELPTESEAYAARQLLRLGTEVEVLAPASLRAAVAKEAAAVARRHRG; from the coding sequence TTGGCTGCGTCTGTGTGGGAGAGCCGCCAAGTGCGCCTGCAATACGCCGGTTGGGCGGGAGAGTCCACACGCACGCTGTCGCCGCTGGGCCTGGTGCTCAAGGGCGGTCTTTGGTACCTCGTGGCCCGCCCCGCCGGCCGGGGCGCTGCAGCCGCACTCCGCACCTACCGGGTCAGCGCGATCCTGAGTCTGAGCGTGCTGGCCACGCCAGCACGCAGACCACCGGGCTTCGTGCTGGCCGCTCACTGGCCAGCCGCCGTGGAGGAGTTCGAATCGCGCCTGATGGCAGGCCGCGCGACTGTGCGGATCACGCCCGAAGGTCTGCGCATCCTGCGCGCGGCGCAGCCGGCGGCAGCCGAGTGGGCCGAACGCACGGCGCGTCCGCTGGCAGGCGCCCGGTGCGGCCAGGACCTTGCCAACTGGGTGCAAGCCGAGTTGCCCACCGAGTCCGAGGCCTATGCCGCGCGGCAACTGTTGCGGCTGGGTACCGAGGTGGAGGTGCTGGCGCCGGCTTCGCTGCGCGCGGCGGTGGCCAAGGAGGCTGCCGCAGTGGCACGGCGCCACCGCGGTTGA
- a CDS encoding TonB-dependent receptor: MTSLQRFTFRPTGLCAALACAGLLVSLSAVAQQAPPAKADEDNTQRVVVTANKRVEKQREVAGTVSVLDGSDLERRGARDQEDFLKLTPGVQLNRGDPNGSGITIRGLSSQASPESGGAQQNPSGSYLEDVPLASPIGKGLVADILPFDLDRIEVLRGPQGALFGSGSLGGAVRFLLAKPELKAFGGAVRVGASSVSQGKTAGSLYGMVNAPIGEMAALRVVAFDRTAPGYIDNKGTNTKDANEVRQTGGRVLATVKPVRELTATFVASTQKTTQDDFSYVFGDPKKLEHDNPSLGRGTSQFDFSSLTVDYDLGGAILTSVTGYWKTKANSNGDDTRLFAILGLTLPIVSRVAASSSDAKSQELRISSKPGGAFSWVAGLFYQSNKGSGAAKQSDPSAAFGVVDLVDLKTTSEGTEKAVFFDGEYSLGGGWSAGLGARFYKTSTAFQQTGTVFGAPSNGPVLAGGDDGNTPKLSVKYRFGDNMWYALASKGYRYGGVNEGPPQTTFKSDSLWNYETGVRLSPAAGVQLDLTAFLLDWTDAQFTYFEQRGSLPFSGIGNVGKARSTGLEAALRWRINTAFDVAASLASIDAKTTKDVKTLAGQQQVTIFSGARLPGTAKLQTALQGNYRFSGPLGSAGRFNITHTHVGERVIDLTAFYKAPAYDTVDLGVSFNRANWTLAAGVSNATDERGIMNIQGTPTGSQVFQQYYLQRPRTLDVSVRYDF, translated from the coding sequence ATGACAAGCCTGCAACGATTCACGTTCCGCCCAACCGGTCTGTGCGCCGCACTCGCTTGCGCTGGCCTGCTGGTCTCGCTGTCGGCGGTTGCGCAGCAGGCGCCGCCAGCCAAGGCCGATGAAGACAACACCCAAAGGGTTGTCGTGACCGCCAACAAGCGTGTCGAGAAGCAGCGCGAGGTTGCAGGCACGGTATCGGTGCTGGACGGCAGCGACCTTGAGCGTCGCGGCGCCCGTGACCAGGAAGATTTTCTGAAACTCACACCCGGCGTCCAGCTCAACCGAGGTGACCCCAACGGCAGCGGCATCACCATCCGCGGCCTGAGCAGCCAGGCCTCGCCCGAGAGCGGCGGCGCGCAGCAGAACCCGAGTGGCTCCTACCTGGAAGACGTGCCGTTGGCATCACCCATTGGGAAGGGGCTTGTGGCCGACATCCTGCCCTTCGACCTGGACCGCATCGAGGTGCTGCGCGGGCCGCAGGGCGCGCTGTTCGGTTCAGGCTCGCTGGGGGGCGCGGTGCGCTTCCTGCTGGCCAAGCCCGAACTGAAGGCCTTCGGCGGCGCTGTGCGGGTGGGTGCCAGCAGCGTGTCTCAAGGCAAGACCGCGGGCTCGCTCTACGGCATGGTCAACGCGCCAATAGGTGAGATGGCCGCGCTGCGCGTGGTGGCCTTCGACCGCACGGCGCCCGGCTACATCGACAACAAGGGCACCAACACCAAGGATGCCAACGAAGTGCGCCAGACCGGCGGCCGGGTACTGGCCACCGTCAAGCCCGTGCGCGAGTTGACCGCCACCTTCGTGGCCAGCACGCAGAAGACCACGCAGGACGACTTCAGCTACGTCTTCGGCGACCCGAAGAAACTGGAGCACGACAACCCCTCGCTCGGCCGTGGCACCTCGCAGTTCGACTTCTCCAGCCTGACGGTGGACTACGACCTGGGCGGTGCGATCCTGACGTCCGTCACCGGCTACTGGAAGACCAAGGCCAACTCCAACGGCGACGACACGCGTCTGTTCGCCATCTTGGGGCTGACGCTGCCGATCGTGTCGCGCGTGGCTGCCAGCAGCAGCGACGCCAAGTCGCAGGAACTGCGCATCAGCAGCAAGCCCGGCGGCGCCTTCAGCTGGGTGGCCGGCCTGTTCTACCAGTCCAACAAGGGCAGCGGCGCAGCCAAGCAGAGCGACCCCTCGGCCGCGTTCGGGGTCGTGGACCTGGTGGACCTGAAGACGACCTCGGAAGGCACCGAGAAGGCGGTCTTCTTCGACGGCGAATACAGCCTGGGCGGCGGTTGGAGCGCAGGGCTCGGCGCCCGCTTCTACAAGACCAGCACCGCCTTCCAGCAGACCGGCACGGTATTCGGTGCCCCCAGCAACGGTCCTGTGCTGGCCGGCGGTGACGACGGGAACACGCCCAAGCTCAGCGTCAAGTACCGCTTCGGCGACAACATGTGGTATGCCCTGGCTTCCAAGGGCTACCGCTACGGCGGCGTGAACGAAGGGCCGCCGCAGACGACCTTCAAGTCGGACAGCCTGTGGAACTACGAGACCGGCGTGCGCCTGTCGCCGGCAGCGGGTGTGCAACTGGACCTCACGGCCTTCCTGCTGGATTGGACCGACGCCCAGTTCACCTACTTCGAGCAGCGCGGCTCGCTGCCCTTCTCGGGCATCGGCAACGTCGGCAAGGCCCGCAGCACCGGCCTCGAGGCCGCGCTGCGCTGGCGCATCAACACGGCCTTCGACGTGGCGGCGTCGCTCGCCAGCATCGACGCCAAGACCACGAAGGACGTGAAGACGCTGGCTGGCCAGCAGCAGGTCACCATCTTCTCCGGCGCACGTCTGCCCGGCACCGCCAAGCTGCAGACCGCGCTGCAAGGCAACTACCGCTTCTCGGGGCCGCTGGGCTCGGCCGGACGGTTCAACATCACCCACACGCATGTCGGTGAACGGGTGATCGACCTGACCGCCTTCTACAAGGCACCGGCCTACGACACCGTGGACCTGGGCGTGAGCTTCAACAGGGCCAACTGGACGCTGGCGGCCGGCGTGAGCAACGCGACCGACGAGCGCGGCATCATGAACATTCAGGGCACGCCCACCGGCAGCCAGGTCTTCCAGCAGTACTACCTGCAGCGCCCGCGCACACTGGACGTCTCGGTGCGCTACGACTTCTGA
- a CDS encoding serine hydrolase, producing the protein MPTPRLFVIAVAGAAAFGIAHGQSPERLAAIAQSFADRGLFTGTVLVARGDQVLLDRGWGLASQEWQVPNAPGVKYLLASVSKQFTAAALLRLVDQGRLGLNDALSRHLSGLPAAWSAVTARQLLAHTSGLPNHTQGGGLEKIRHQQMTPSELYASFRDAPLDFSPGNGWNYSNSGYVMAGMLIEQLSGKSYAEFVRTELLQPMGMTSSGVAHSAAIVPQLASGYVKEGKVLRPANFLNMSIPYSAGALYGTTGDLLKWQQGLYGGALLSPASLKEMTTPVRNNYALGLNVSSAGQPLSYGHSGGIDGFSTYLHYEPAQKLTIAVLSNQESSAAPALALKLAAAANGLAVVLPEERKAVELPGAAQDRVQGSYSLPNGRTLWVIRRGGALWARLGNEQWTPLVAESASNFYAPQVDGELRFELPASGSARSVTLPDLPGQPSGPRAALPLPSLTAQPVYLRGSMNSWSTDHRLTLGVDGLHRTVVDLGAGTHEFKVASEDWAAIDLGAATPGTALPGSGSMVLTGAGRNIALLLEKASRCEFSVDGRDIVEPRLEFNCKAR; encoded by the coding sequence ATGCCGACCCCGCGCTTGTTCGTGATCGCCGTCGCTGGTGCTGCTGCCTTCGGCATTGCGCATGGCCAGAGCCCGGAGCGGCTGGCAGCGATCGCCCAGTCTTTCGCCGACCGGGGACTGTTCACCGGCACGGTGCTCGTCGCGCGCGGCGACCAAGTGCTGCTGGACCGCGGCTGGGGCCTCGCCAGCCAGGAGTGGCAGGTGCCGAACGCACCGGGCGTGAAGTACCTGCTGGCCTCGGTGAGCAAGCAGTTCACCGCCGCTGCGCTGTTGAGGCTGGTGGACCAGGGCCGGCTGGGCCTGAACGATGCGCTGTCCCGACACCTGAGCGGCCTTCCGGCAGCCTGGTCTGCCGTGACGGCGCGGCAACTGTTGGCGCACACCTCGGGGCTGCCCAACCACACGCAGGGCGGCGGCCTGGAGAAGATTCGCCACCAGCAGATGACGCCGAGCGAGCTGTACGCCAGTTTCCGCGACGCACCGCTGGACTTTTCACCCGGCAACGGCTGGAACTACAGCAACTCGGGCTATGTGATGGCAGGGATGTTGATCGAACAGCTTTCTGGCAAGAGCTACGCCGAGTTCGTGCGAACCGAGCTGCTTCAGCCGATGGGCATGACCAGCAGCGGCGTGGCGCACAGCGCTGCGATCGTGCCGCAGCTGGCCAGCGGTTACGTCAAGGAGGGCAAGGTGCTGCGGCCGGCGAACTTTCTGAACATGAGCATTCCTTACTCGGCCGGGGCGCTGTACGGCACCACGGGCGACTTGTTGAAGTGGCAGCAGGGTCTCTACGGCGGTGCACTGCTGAGCCCGGCCTCGCTGAAGGAAATGACGACGCCGGTGCGCAACAACTATGCGCTGGGCCTGAACGTGTCGTCGGCAGGCCAGCCGCTGTCGTATGGGCACTCCGGAGGCATCGACGGGTTCTCGACCTATCTGCACTACGAGCCAGCGCAGAAGCTGACGATTGCCGTGCTCAGCAACCAGGAGTCCTCGGCCGCGCCCGCGTTGGCCCTCAAGCTGGCGGCGGCGGCCAACGGCCTGGCGGTGGTGCTGCCAGAAGAGCGCAAGGCCGTCGAGCTGCCGGGCGCAGCGCAAGACCGTGTGCAAGGCAGCTACAGCCTGCCGAACGGGCGAACGCTGTGGGTGATCCGGCGCGGCGGCGCGCTGTGGGCTCGACTGGGCAACGAGCAGTGGACGCCTCTCGTGGCTGAATCGGCCAGCAACTTCTACGCGCCTCAAGTCGACGGCGAACTGCGCTTCGAGCTACCGGCCAGCGGCTCGGCGCGCAGCGTCACCTTGCCCGATCTGCCGGGCCAGCCTTCAGGACCGCGGGCCGCACTGCCGCTGCCGTCACTGACCGCGCAGCCGGTTTATCTGCGCGGCAGCATGAACAGCTGGTCGACCGACCACAGGCTGACCCTGGGCGTTGACGGGCTGCACCGCACGGTTGTCGATCTGGGCGCAGGCACACACGAGTTCAAGGTCGCGTCGGAAGACTGGGCTGCCATCGACCTGGGCGCGGCCACGCCGGGCACGGCCTTGCCCGGCTCCGGCAGCATGGTGTTGACGGGCGCGGGCCGCAACATCGCCTTGCTCCTGGAAAAGGCTTCGCGCTGCGAATTCAGCGTCGACGGCCGCGACATCGTCGAACCGCGGCTGGAGTTCAACTGCAAGGCGAGGTGA
- a CDS encoding helix-turn-helix transcriptional regulator: MDEGLLLTVINCVLPRTARWRYDTEEALIMLRASLCCDVAFEVGSSAQLVFNRPEVTLVCLPKGRPQTVDIAGGVRQQGLVALFRAATFPQRYGLQLTDLPPLVRDAVTGSAEVGRIASFPLDHRLAALLADTIDTRLEGEMRVVQYAGRLAELVAYTLDAMQHTPLLRGSALNRLRDVELAHAALQQLERSYRKPPLFADLAHEIGTNQNKLKAVFKEAFGVTMADYCLARRMREAQQLLLEATLTIAQVAERVGYEHQSSFASAFGAHVGMSPREYRQHRAPFNRPLISADMGGADRP, from the coding sequence GTGGACGAAGGACTGTTGCTCACGGTGATCAACTGTGTGCTGCCCCGCACCGCGCGCTGGCGCTACGACACCGAAGAAGCCCTGATCATGTTGCGTGCGTCGCTGTGTTGCGACGTCGCGTTTGAGGTGGGCAGTTCGGCACAGCTCGTCTTCAACCGCCCCGAAGTCACCTTGGTCTGCCTGCCCAAGGGCAGGCCACAGACCGTGGACATCGCAGGCGGTGTGCGCCAGCAGGGCTTGGTCGCGCTCTTCCGCGCCGCGACGTTTCCGCAACGTTACGGTCTGCAGCTGACGGACCTGCCACCCCTTGTGCGAGACGCCGTCACCGGCTCGGCCGAGGTCGGCCGCATCGCGTCGTTTCCCCTCGACCACCGCTTGGCAGCACTGCTGGCCGACACCATCGATACACGGCTGGAAGGCGAGATGCGTGTGGTGCAGTACGCGGGGCGCCTGGCTGAACTGGTGGCCTACACCCTGGACGCCATGCAGCACACGCCGCTGCTGCGCGGCAGCGCACTGAACCGGCTGCGCGACGTTGAACTGGCCCACGCGGCGTTGCAGCAGCTGGAACGCAGCTACCGCAAGCCGCCGCTGTTCGCCGACCTTGCGCACGAAATCGGCACCAACCAGAACAAGCTCAAGGCGGTCTTCAAGGAGGCCTTCGGCGTGACGATGGCTGACTACTGCCTGGCACGCCGGATGCGCGAGGCCCAGCAGCTTCTGTTGGAGGCTACGCTCACAATTGCCCAGGTCGCTGAGCGCGTTGGCTATGAACACCAAAGCAGTTTCGCTTCGGCATTCGGGGCCCATGTGGGCATGTCGCCGCGCGAGTATCGCCAGCACCGCGCACCATTCAACCGGCCGCTGATCTCAGCGGACATGGGCGGCGCGGATCGCCCCTAG
- a CDS encoding MFS transporter → MDATASRPSPPVAPPDSAASWRALAGSGVLAMFGVSALYGSTFGLFLLPLQQSLGWSRGEIAFALTLATLFTPLVAPLTGWVVDKVPLRPLILVGVVLQSLNFAAFSMMEGSVWVYYGLCLALMVTAAGASLLTLAKLVQGWFDRSLGRALGLLFACGGVGGILHPLWTQAVITQFGWRQAFMVMAGLSLLMCGVAALLFLRERDPAARRDASATAGARPPAAAAAAPETNGPGTMAAFLRDAIWWKLALFNMLFALGVGAIFMHFAALLQDRGATLGQAALAMSLVGVGGLAGNLLAGWLADRMPASRLAVIVMAVPMMATLVIYAGGGLWVSIAAGALLGLCSGGDNSVSLLLARRYFSADTFGRASATQMVATAAGGGISPWLAGVVHDRTGSYDLALIMAAACMGAAALAAWWLPESRVANTAGESKSSTVA, encoded by the coding sequence ATGGACGCGACCGCCTCACGGCCGTCACCCCCGGTCGCGCCCCCTGACTCCGCCGCCAGCTGGCGTGCGCTGGCCGGCAGCGGCGTGCTGGCCATGTTCGGCGTGTCGGCGCTGTATGGCAGCACCTTCGGTCTGTTCCTGCTGCCCTTGCAGCAGAGCCTGGGCTGGAGCCGCGGCGAGATCGCCTTCGCGCTGACCCTGGCCACCCTGTTCACACCGCTGGTCGCGCCGCTGACCGGCTGGGTGGTGGACAAGGTGCCGTTGCGCCCGCTGATCCTGGTGGGCGTGGTGCTGCAATCGCTGAACTTCGCCGCCTTCTCGATGATGGAAGGCAGCGTGTGGGTGTACTACGGGCTGTGCCTGGCGCTGATGGTCACGGCCGCCGGCGCATCGTTGCTGACCTTGGCCAAGCTGGTGCAAGGCTGGTTCGACCGCTCGCTGGGCCGGGCACTGGGCCTGCTCTTCGCGTGTGGCGGCGTCGGCGGCATCCTGCATCCGCTGTGGACGCAGGCCGTCATCACCCAGTTCGGCTGGCGCCAGGCCTTCATGGTCATGGCGGGGCTGAGCCTGCTGATGTGCGGCGTGGCGGCGCTCCTGTTCCTGCGCGAACGCGACCCGGCGGCGCGCCGGGATGCATCCGCCACGGCGGGTGCTCGACCACCCGCCGCAGCGGCGGCGGCGCCCGAGACCAACGGCCCCGGGACGATGGCCGCCTTCCTGCGCGACGCCATCTGGTGGAAGCTGGCCCTGTTCAACATGCTGTTCGCCCTGGGCGTTGGGGCCATCTTCATGCACTTCGCGGCGCTGCTGCAGGACCGGGGCGCCACCCTTGGACAGGCTGCTCTCGCCATGAGCCTGGTGGGCGTGGGCGGCCTTGCCGGCAACCTGCTTGCGGGCTGGCTGGCCGACCGCATGCCGGCCTCGCGTCTGGCGGTCATCGTGATGGCTGTGCCCATGATGGCCACGCTCGTCATCTACGCCGGCGGCGGGCTGTGGGTGAGCATCGCAGCCGGCGCCTTGCTGGGGCTGTGCTCGGGTGGGGACAACAGCGTCAGCCTGCTGCTGGCGCGCCGCTACTTCAGCGCAGACACCTTCGGTCGCGCCAGCGCCACGCAGATGGTGGCCACGGCAGCAGGCGGCGGCATCTCGCCCTGGTTGGCGGGCGTCGTGCACGACCGCACGGGCAGCTACGACCTGGCCCTGATCATGGCTGCGGCCTGCATGGGCGCCGCGGCGCTGGCGGCCTGGTGGCTGCCTGAAAGCCGCGTGGCCAACACCGCTGGCGAGTCCAAGTCAAGCACGGTGGCCTGA
- a CDS encoding prolyl oligopeptidase family serine peptidase: MLWLVAGKDIEAPPEPTLEILARLRRQDKPVPVVIFPNADHGMQDFEVQSGKRVRTKFADRCFSPLLKRIQDPK; this comes from the coding sequence ATGCTGTGGCTGGTGGCCGGCAAGGACATCGAAGCGCCGCCTGAGCCAACACTGGAAATCCTGGCTCGGCTGCGTCGGCAAGACAAGCCCGTGCCCGTGGTGATCTTCCCGAATGCCGATCACGGCATGCAGGACTTCGAAGTGCAATCCGGCAAACGGGTCAGGACGAAGTTTGCCGATCGATGCTTCTCGCCGCTGCTGAAGCGGATTCAGGATCCGAAGTGA
- a CDS encoding HTH domain-containing protein — translation MRSSRLLSILLRLQLRGRITAAELAREFEVAVRTVYRDLDALSAAGVPVHAERGRGGGIVLAPGWRTQLTGLTGPEARSVPLAGLHSAARDLGLGAWAAEIQPRAGAAKATGVGASRSAGFTPAPAAQHPPAALAAPALRVGPISGPLRRCHAGPGV, via the coding sequence GTGCGTTCCAGTCGCCTGCTGTCGATCCTGCTGCGCCTGCAGCTGCGAGGCCGCATCACGGCGGCTGAGCTGGCGCGGGAGTTCGAGGTTGCCGTGCGCACCGTCTACCGCGACCTGGACGCGCTCAGCGCCGCCGGCGTGCCGGTGCACGCAGAGCGCGGGCGCGGCGGCGGCATCGTGCTGGCGCCGGGCTGGCGCACCCAGCTCACGGGCCTGACGGGGCCCGAAGCACGCAGCGTGCCGCTGGCCGGTCTGCACAGCGCGGCACGCGACCTGGGCCTAGGAGCGTGGGCGGCAGAAATCCAGCCCCGCGCCGGGGCGGCCAAAGCCACTGGCGTAGGCGCGTCGCGCAGCGCGGGCTTCACGCCCGCGCCAGCGGCGCAACACCCGCCAGCGGCTTTGGCCGCCCCGGCCCTTCGGGTTGGGCCGATTTCGGGGCCCTTGCGGCGTTGCCACGCTGGCCCGGGCGTATAG